One part of the Oligoflexus sp. genome encodes these proteins:
- a CDS encoding recombinase family protein, whose product MKSIGIYYRVSTEKQDLESQKHAVEDWLARLDPARQPKRVQIFEDEGLSGTDSTRPGYLALLAAAQAQKIDTIVVYRLDRFSRNATEAIRTLLALDEVGVGFISVTQPVLNLGHENPFRRTMLAAFAEIAEIERQTIVTRVKAGLEAARQRGVKLGAPSKISPELKERVQTLRREGQSFRAIAQQLEVSYGLVYKAAQEDAAAAE is encoded by the coding sequence ATGAAATCAATCGGCATTTATTATCGTGTTTCCACCGAGAAGCAGGATCTGGAAAGTCAGAAGCATGCGGTGGAGGACTGGCTCGCGCGTCTGGATCCAGCACGGCAACCCAAACGGGTCCAAATCTTTGAAGACGAAGGTCTGAGCGGGACCGACAGCACGCGTCCGGGATATCTGGCCCTGCTCGCCGCGGCTCAGGCTCAAAAAATAGACACCATCGTGGTCTACCGACTCGATCGCTTCAGTCGTAATGCCACCGAAGCGATTCGCACGCTATTGGCTCTGGATGAAGTGGGCGTGGGATTTATTTCCGTGACGCAGCCGGTTTTGAATCTGGGTCATGAAAATCCTTTCCGCCGCACGATGCTGGCTGCGTTCGCCGAGATCGCGGAAATTGAAAGGCAGACGATCGTCACGCGCGTGAAAGCCGGACTGGAAGCGGCGCGGCAGCGCGGCGTGAAGCTGGGGGCTCCGAGTAAAATTTCACCGGAACTGAAGGAGCGCGTGCAGACTCTGCGCAGGGAAGGCCAGAGTTTTCGGGCCATCGCGCAGCAGTTGGAAGTGAGTTATGGTCTGGTGTATAAGGCGGCCCAGGAGGATGCGGCCGCCGCAGAGTGA
- a CDS encoding tetratricopeptide repeat protein: MAGKHTKNQSDFLRSALILGVLLALAAGVLFFMRSQGRQDSLLDQPKESAANPVESRKRPRVDVLPSIPLDSSSSSNSPATARPAGTPQPKDGSELQTAMQLIDSGQWREAESILLGILQKDPRDEGALVEMAMLLLIDKHDSRAAQPYLERALEVNPDNEAAVQELLGVYEETRNWDQGLAFLRSMQDDPRKTGYVDYGIGSALMSMGRPAEAVASLQKAVYEYGYKEYTARQGLAEALVDAGRVEDGIREYQQIIDGPYKPNQVRVAKIRIASALIEKQQFAEARRILQPLQDSDPRDEWVSALMRDIENRQKF, encoded by the coding sequence GTGGCAGGCAAGCATACGAAAAACCAGTCGGATTTTCTGCGATCGGCATTGATATTGGGTGTTCTTCTGGCCCTGGCTGCGGGCGTTCTCTTCTTTATGCGCAGCCAAGGTCGTCAGGATTCCTTACTCGACCAACCCAAAGAGTCGGCCGCGAATCCGGTGGAATCCAGGAAAAGACCTCGGGTCGATGTCCTGCCGAGCATTCCTCTCGACTCGTCAAGCAGCAGCAACAGCCCCGCGACTGCGCGGCCCGCAGGCACTCCGCAACCGAAGGACGGTTCCGAACTGCAAACCGCCATGCAGTTGATCGATTCAGGGCAATGGCGCGAGGCCGAAAGTATACTTCTTGGTATTCTGCAGAAGGATCCCCGTGATGAAGGCGCTCTGGTTGAGATGGCCATGCTGCTTTTGATTGATAAGCATGACAGCCGCGCGGCGCAGCCTTATCTGGAGCGCGCTTTGGAAGTGAACCCGGACAACGAAGCTGCGGTTCAGGAGCTGCTCGGCGTTTATGAAGAGACAAGGAACTGGGACCAGGGCCTTGCCTTTCTGCGGTCCATGCAGGATGACCCCAGAAAAACGGGCTATGTGGATTACGGGATAGGTTCAGCGCTGATGAGCATGGGCCGTCCCGCCGAAGCAGTGGCCTCGCTGCAAAAAGCTGTTTACGAATATGGCTATAAAGAATACACCGCGCGCCAGGGCCTCGCCGAGGCGCTTGTGGATGCGGGCCGCGTCGAAGATGGGATCCGCGAGTATCAGCAGATCATAGACGGACCCTATAAACCGAATCAGGTGCGGGTCGCGAAAATTCGTATCGCGTCGGCCCTGATCGAAAAGCAGCAGTTCGCGGAAGCCCGTCGTATCCTGCAGCCCTTGCAGGACAGTGATCCCCGCGATGAGTGGGTGTCGGCGCTGATGCGTGACATTGAAAACCGGCAAAAATTCTGA
- a CDS encoding VWA domain-containing protein, producing MSFARPELLWLLLLLIPLSFALVFIQKRYERRLQLLTRREFQPLLLPAWALRKPWFSWVLILTAVAALILALARPRYGFEWKDVKKHGADVVIVLDVSRSMNAADIDPSRLVRAKREIMDLMKVVHGDRLGLVLFAGVGFIQCPLTQDMNAFSLFLEQVDSDSIPVQGTSMGQAIRLGMQALQDGTEAGSVGKAMILISDGEDQDTDPLVAAKAAAGQGIAIHTISVGGQGAPIPLPDGGFLKDESGSLVVSHPDETILRQIAEASGGHFLRSETGEFGLDRLYRESIRPPLKETEQSQRERVWNEVHPWLTGLAIFLFLSEVLQRQWRSRKRRPEAARKETGDPALSS from the coding sequence ATGAGCTTTGCCCGACCGGAACTGCTTTGGCTGCTGCTCCTATTGATTCCGCTGTCCTTTGCGCTCGTCTTTATTCAAAAACGCTATGAAAGGCGACTGCAGCTTTTGACCAGGCGCGAATTCCAGCCTTTGCTCCTGCCCGCCTGGGCGCTGCGCAAACCCTGGTTTTCCTGGGTTTTGATCCTTACGGCCGTGGCCGCTTTGATCTTGGCGCTGGCAAGGCCGCGCTATGGATTTGAATGGAAGGATGTGAAGAAACACGGCGCGGATGTCGTCATCGTCCTGGATGTGTCGCGCAGCATGAATGCGGCGGACATTGATCCGAGCCGGCTTGTGCGCGCGAAGCGGGAAATCATGGACCTCATGAAGGTCGTGCATGGGGATCGACTGGGTCTGGTGCTCTTTGCCGGCGTGGGTTTCATTCAATGCCCCTTGACCCAGGACATGAATGCCTTTTCCTTATTTCTGGAACAGGTCGATAGCGATTCCATCCCCGTGCAGGGAACGTCGATGGGCCAGGCCATACGGCTTGGCATGCAGGCTCTGCAGGACGGAACAGAAGCGGGGAGTGTGGGCAAGGCGATGATCCTGATCAGTGATGGCGAGGATCAGGACACCGATCCTTTGGTTGCGGCCAAGGCTGCAGCGGGGCAGGGCATTGCCATTCACACGATCAGCGTGGGCGGGCAGGGGGCTCCCATCCCCTTGCCGGATGGCGGATTCTTGAAGGATGAGAGCGGCAGCCTCGTTGTGTCGCATCCCGATGAGACGATATTACGCCAAATTGCAGAGGCAAGCGGTGGACATTTTCTGCGCTCGGAAACCGGGGAGTTCGGGCTGGATCGGCTCTATAGGGAATCCATTCGCCCGCCGCTGAAAGAGACCGAACAGAGTCAAAGGGAAAGAGTCTGGAACGAAGTTCACCCTTGGTTGACCGGCCTTGCGATCTTTCTCTTTCTGAGCGAAGTTTTGCAGCGGCAGTGGAGAAGCAGGAAGCGCAGGCCGGAAGCGGCCCGGAAAGAGACTGGGGATCCTGCCTTAAGCTCGTGA
- a CDS encoding VWA domain-containing protein: MRFAYPWVLLTLLLLLPLAWMILSGPRKRSGFGYGAVGILRTLRSAPMIWLNLPQLLRLGLLVCLILAAARPQVMDVNTKRQVEGLDIMLVLDTSNSMLAMDFELDGKRQNRLEVVKHVVEDFIQKRTDDRIGLVIFGSQAFTQAPLTLDHRVLMEFMKPVKIGMAGPETAIGDALATAVKRLKDVDAKSKLVILLTDGANTAGTMDPRSAVEAARTLGIKVYAIGVGSDGPVPYPTQGFFGIEYQQRIFKMDTELMKFIADSTGGKFFLASDTETLQKVYATIDQLEKTRTAVDDPRPREEIAWVFLLAALALFVVEQALSGSRWRVVP; the protein is encoded by the coding sequence ATGAGATTTGCTTACCCCTGGGTTCTGCTCACGCTTCTCCTTCTTTTGCCTCTGGCCTGGATGATCCTATCCGGCCCGCGGAAACGCAGCGGCTTCGGCTATGGCGCCGTCGGCATCCTGCGAACTTTGCGCTCGGCGCCCATGATCTGGCTGAACCTCCCTCAGCTTCTGCGCCTTGGGCTCCTGGTCTGCCTCATCCTCGCCGCCGCGCGGCCTCAGGTCATGGACGTCAACACCAAAAGACAGGTCGAAGGCCTTGATATCATGCTCGTGCTTGATACCTCGAACAGTATGCTGGCCATGGATTTCGAACTCGATGGCAAACGGCAGAACCGGCTGGAGGTGGTCAAGCATGTGGTCGAAGACTTCATACAAAAACGCACGGATGATCGCATCGGCCTTGTGATCTTCGGCAGCCAGGCCTTCACCCAGGCGCCCTTGACCCTGGATCATCGGGTGCTGATGGAATTCATGAAGCCGGTGAAAATTGGAATGGCGGGCCCGGAAACCGCTATTGGTGATGCGCTGGCAACCGCCGTCAAGCGTCTCAAAGATGTGGATGCGAAATCCAAGCTCGTTATTCTCTTGACTGATGGCGCGAATACGGCCGGCACCATGGACCCCAGATCCGCTGTGGAGGCTGCGCGGACCCTGGGCATCAAGGTCTATGCGATCGGTGTCGGCAGCGATGGGCCGGTGCCGTATCCGACCCAGGGTTTTTTTGGAATTGAATACCAGCAGCGCATCTTCAAAATGGATACCGAGCTGATGAAGTTCATCGCCGATTCCACAGGCGGCAAATTTTTTCTGGCGAGTGATACCGAAACCCTTCAGAAAGTTTATGCGACCATCGATCAGCTTGAAAAAACCCGCACCGCCGTGGACGATCCCCGGCCACGCGAAGAAATCGCCTGGGTCTTCCTTCTGGCTGCTCTGGCTTTATTCGTGGTGGAGCAGGCGCTTTCAGGCTCGCGCTGGAGGGTGGTGCCATGA
- a CDS encoding DUF58 domain-containing protein — protein sequence MLAPELLSRIRRLELKAGHLASEILLGEYKSAFKGRGWEFDEVREYQVGDEIRSIDWNVTARMGQPFVKLFREEREMTLMLLVDVSSSLFFGSSARAKHEMVAELAAVLAFLAIRRQDKVGLLVFSDHTELFIPPSKGRAHVWSIIRSILTHKAQGQKTDLDGALKSFMRLRKRRCLAIVLSDFKTEGYEKTLKQVARRHELVCVQIEDPAERALPDAGLVWYQDRESGQKVLVDSSDPWIQGEWPRQREAEQKLWQRTMESAGASVWSMSTRDNTADALHRFLSMGARKRS from the coding sequence TTGCTGGCACCCGAGCTTTTGAGTCGCATTCGTCGTTTGGAATTGAAGGCCGGGCATCTGGCCAGTGAAATTTTGCTCGGCGAGTACAAAAGCGCTTTCAAAGGTCGCGGCTGGGAATTCGATGAGGTGCGTGAATATCAGGTCGGCGATGAAATTCGCAGCATCGATTGGAACGTCACCGCGCGGATGGGTCAACCCTTTGTGAAGCTCTTCCGGGAAGAGCGTGAGATGACGCTGATGCTTCTGGTCGATGTCAGCTCGTCCCTCTTCTTCGGCAGCTCGGCGCGTGCCAAACACGAGATGGTCGCGGAACTCGCGGCCGTGCTCGCCTTTCTTGCCATTCGGCGGCAGGACAAGGTGGGCCTCCTCGTATTTTCTGATCATACCGAACTTTTCATTCCGCCCAGCAAAGGTCGGGCCCACGTCTGGTCCATTATTCGCAGTATCCTGACGCATAAGGCGCAGGGCCAGAAAACCGATCTCGACGGGGCTTTGAAATCCTTCATGCGGCTGCGTAAAAGACGCTGCCTCGCCATCGTGCTCTCCGATTTCAAGACAGAAGGCTATGAAAAAACTCTGAAGCAGGTCGCGCGCCGCCATGAACTCGTCTGCGTGCAGATCGAAGATCCCGCCGAACGCGCTTTGCCGGATGCCGGGCTCGTCTGGTATCAGGACCGGGAAAGCGGGCAGAAGGTGCTGGTGGACAGCAGTGATCCCTGGATCCAAGGCGAATGGCCGCGGCAGCGCGAGGCCGAGCAAAAACTCTGGCAGCGCACGATGGAAAGCGCCGGCGCCTCGGTCTGGAGCATGAGCACGCGGGATAATACCGCCGACGCCCTTCACCGTTTTCTGAGCATGGGAGCGCGAAAACGTTCATGA